The following are from one region of the Petrotoga sp. 9PWA.NaAc.5.4 genome:
- a CDS encoding methyl-accepting chemotaxis protein, whose protein sequence is MIIAVILILFGVAVFYNIYSLIISNQGLESYKDLSDETSRISEIEMNFFEAALALKDYVIYYDTETQENFLINISNIKDEFTDETNESTDIVNLKSYVETYESLFNQIVGFNSEKERLIDQDFTNISNDLKQVILDFKYLADKKFLSTLVFYSDRSIEILDNIMQLSFIYFSSLEASDKNNVLSYFNELNIQLELIEDGLVIATEELKQSFQNIKNLFTKLNNVLTQIVETIESQEPIIQQMEEMRVEILDLLEEQRAELKVQQDTLGPTLIEENNTAIMLTIILTVIAFVVSIIMVIYLIRSITKPLTEFRNKINQFKEGDLTVDFESKSKDEIGQMANALSEMSKELRKSMSSIKGASEKVDNASIKLTKASQESRNNSEELKTQMDTIQAYAEETAGNVEEVTSGVDEVARAA, encoded by the coding sequence TTGATTATCGCAGTAATTTTAATTTTGTTTGGGGTAGCTGTTTTTTATAATATTTATTCTTTGATAATTTCTAACCAAGGTCTGGAAAGTTATAAAGATTTATCTGACGAAACAAGTAGAATTTCAGAAATAGAAATGAATTTTTTTGAAGCAGCTTTAGCTTTAAAAGATTATGTAATATACTATGATACTGAGACACAAGAAAATTTTTTGATTAATATAAGTAATATAAAAGATGAATTTACGGATGAAACAAATGAATCGACAGATATAGTTAATTTAAAAAGTTACGTAGAAACTTATGAAAGTCTGTTTAATCAGATAGTTGGATTCAATTCAGAAAAGGAAAGACTTATAGATCAAGATTTTACAAATATTTCTAATGATTTAAAACAGGTTATTTTGGATTTTAAATATCTTGCTGACAAAAAATTTCTTTCAACTTTAGTGTTTTATTCAGATAGATCAATTGAAATATTAGATAATATTATGCAACTTTCTTTTATATATTTTTCATCATTAGAAGCAAGCGATAAAAATAATGTATTATCTTATTTTAATGAGCTAAATATTCAATTAGAATTGATTGAAGATGGCTTGGTAATAGCAACAGAAGAGCTTAAACAAAGTTTTCAAAACATAAAGAATCTATTTACTAAATTAAATAATGTGCTCACCCAAATAGTTGAGACAATAGAATCACAAGAACCAATAATACAACAGATGGAAGAAATGAGAGTGGAAATATTAGACCTATTAGAAGAACAAAGAGCGGAGTTAAAAGTACAACAAGACACATTAGGACCGACACTCATAGAAGAAAACAACACAGCCATAATGCTAACAATAATATTAACAGTAATAGCATTTGTAGTATCAATAATCATGGTCATATATCTCATAAGAAGCATAACAAAACCATTGACAGAGTTCAGAAACAAAATAAACCAATTCAAAGAAGGAGATCTAACAGTAGACTTTGAAAGCAAAAGCAAAGATGAGATAGGACAGATGGCGAATGCACTATCAGAGATGAGCAAAGAGTTAAGGAAATCGATGAGTTCAATAAAAGGAGCATCAGAAAAAGTAGATAACGCATCCATAAAACTAACAAAAGCATCCCAAGAAAGCAGGAATAATTCTGAAGAGTTAAAGACACAAATGGATACGATACAGGCATATGCAGAAGAAACAGCAGGTAACGTAGAAGAAGTAACATCAGGAGTAGATGAAGTAGCAAGAGCAGCCCA